One window of the Arthrobacter sp. zg-Y919 genome contains the following:
- a CDS encoding DUF6221 family protein, with amino-acid sequence MDIVDFLVTRFQEDISEARKLLSSSDVSLSDRWYEERLLKECETKLMLIEIIGGARRHALSRMVVDPDDDPQFREELEWTRLALSALASVHEDHPDFQDTWRLTQERP; translated from the coding sequence ATGGATATCGTCGATTTCCTGGTCACGCGTTTCCAGGAAGACATCTCCGAGGCCCGCAAACTACTCTCCTCCTCCGATGTTTCACTTTCCGACCGCTGGTACGAAGAGCGGCTGCTGAAGGAATGCGAAACGAAGCTTATGCTCATCGAGATCATCGGAGGTGCCCGCCGCCATGCCCTTTCGCGCATGGTGGTGGATCCCGACGACGACCCCCAGTTCCGTGAGGAACTGGAATGGACGCGGCTGGCCCTCTCCGCCCTTGCCTCCGTGCACGAGGACCATCCGGATTTCCAGGACACCTGGCGCCTGACGCAGGAACGTCCCTAG
- a CDS encoding response regulator transcription factor, with protein sequence MEPIRVLLADDQALLRAGFAMMLSVEEEIEVVGQAANGAEAVEFAATHPVDIILMDVQMPVLDGIRATEQVVQAGTAKVIILTTFERDDYLFDALRAGASGFLLKNSDPDDLVAAVHAVAGGHALLAPEMTVRVIERFTRQLHAETAGARRDSALPGAGSGAAVGMQPGGTQVGPAQLGGAPSSSGSGSGSGSTEQRKLLASLTSREREVLEHVAAGRSNAEIAAEMFVAEATVKTHVSNLLGKIQVRDRVQAVVFAYESALILPGDKPAAG encoded by the coding sequence ATGGAACCGATCCGGGTCCTGCTCGCCGATGACCAGGCCCTGCTGCGGGCCGGCTTCGCCATGATGCTCTCCGTGGAGGAGGAAATCGAGGTGGTGGGCCAGGCCGCCAACGGGGCCGAAGCGGTGGAGTTCGCCGCCACCCACCCCGTGGACATCATCCTCATGGACGTGCAGATGCCGGTCCTCGACGGGATCCGGGCCACGGAGCAGGTAGTGCAGGCGGGCACCGCGAAGGTCATCATCCTCACCACTTTCGAACGCGACGACTACCTGTTCGACGCACTCCGTGCCGGCGCCAGCGGGTTCCTGCTCAAGAATTCCGACCCGGACGACCTGGTGGCTGCGGTCCACGCCGTCGCCGGCGGCCACGCCCTGCTGGCACCGGAGATGACGGTCCGCGTGATCGAGCGCTTCACCCGGCAGCTGCATGCCGAAACCGCCGGTGCCCGCCGCGATTCGGCCCTTCCGGGGGCCGGTTCCGGCGCTGCCGTGGGGATGCAGCCGGGCGGCACCCAAGTGGGCCCCGCGCAACTGGGCGGCGCCCCGTCGTCGTCCGGTTCCGGGTCCGGTTCCGGGTCCACCGAGCAGCGGAAACTGCTGGCGTCGCTGACCTCCCGCGAACGCGAAGTCTTGGAACATGTGGCCGCAGGCAGGAGCAACGCCGAGATCGCCGCGGAAATGTTCGTCGCCGAAGCCACCGTCAAGACCCACGTGTCCAACCTGCTGGGCAAGATCCAGGTCCGGGACCGGGTGCAGGCCGTGGTGTTCGCCTACGAGTCCGCTCTCATCCTCCCGGGGGACAAGCCCGCGGCCGGCTGA
- a CDS encoding ABC transporter permease produces MSTATRTPVDKPGQAPEIPDTTPAWAIVTLREVTVKMRDRTYLLSTLVTLLLIVGSVLFNAYMSSRGSDHTVAVADSAATEIVAAADAAGQGDDGNTSFEAKTADSPDAALQLVRDEDADAALLQGQDGTWTLTGKDEISSGLRGPLSEALTSYVISENAAAAGTTAEELTAGSALDEALLEGDADKAVMASIVGFAFSFLFYMATIIFGMAIATSVLEEKQNRVVEILATAIPIRQLLYGKVIGNTILAVVQLALYGGAALLALNLTGTADMVGSIIPVSGWFLVFFLIGFLILAAGWAMLGAMASRSEDLNSSSTPVMAVIFAALFAGMFAKGQLLVIASFVPVISSVAMPIRMLNSDVPLWQTFAALAIALAAAYALLAFAAKIYRRAVLQSGGALTLRKAMKLEQ; encoded by the coding sequence ATGAGCACCGCAACCCGCACCCCCGTGGACAAGCCCGGGCAGGCTCCGGAGATTCCGGACACCACCCCGGCCTGGGCGATCGTGACGCTGCGCGAAGTCACGGTCAAAATGCGTGACCGCACCTACCTGCTCTCCACGCTCGTGACCCTGCTGCTGATCGTGGGCAGTGTCCTCTTCAACGCCTACATGTCCTCACGCGGTTCGGACCATACGGTGGCGGTGGCAGATAGCGCCGCCACCGAAATCGTCGCCGCCGCCGACGCCGCCGGACAGGGAGACGACGGAAACACCAGCTTCGAAGCCAAGACGGCCGACTCCCCGGATGCCGCCCTGCAGCTGGTCCGCGATGAAGACGCCGACGCCGCGCTGCTCCAGGGACAGGACGGCACCTGGACCCTGACCGGAAAGGACGAGATCAGCTCCGGGCTGCGCGGGCCGCTGTCCGAAGCCCTGACCAGCTACGTCATCAGTGAAAACGCGGCCGCTGCCGGCACCACGGCGGAGGAGCTGACCGCCGGCAGCGCGCTGGACGAAGCCCTGCTCGAAGGAGACGCAGACAAGGCCGTTATGGCCTCCATCGTCGGCTTCGCCTTCAGCTTCCTCTTCTACATGGCCACCATCATCTTCGGCATGGCGATCGCCACCTCGGTGCTGGAGGAGAAGCAGAACCGGGTGGTGGAAATCCTGGCGACCGCCATTCCCATCCGGCAGCTCCTCTACGGCAAGGTCATCGGCAACACCATCCTGGCCGTCGTGCAGCTGGCGCTCTACGGCGGCGCGGCCCTGCTGGCCCTGAACCTGACCGGGACCGCGGACATGGTCGGGTCCATCATCCCGGTCTCCGGCTGGTTCCTGGTCTTCTTCCTGATCGGGTTCCTGATCCTGGCCGCCGGCTGGGCGATGCTCGGGGCCATGGCCAGCCGGTCCGAGGACCTGAACAGCAGCTCCACCCCGGTGATGGCGGTCATCTTCGCGGCACTGTTCGCCGGGATGTTCGCCAAGGGGCAGTTGCTGGTCATTGCCTCGTTCGTCCCCGTCATTTCCTCCGTGGCCATGCCCATCCGGATGCTTAACTCGGATGTGCCGCTGTGGCAGACCTTCGCAGCTTTGGCCATTGCGCTGGCCGCGGCCTACGCCCTGCTGGCCTTCGCCGCGAAGATCTACCGGCGGGCGGTACTGCAGAGCGGAGGCGCACTGACCCTGCGCAAGGCCATGAAGCTGGAGCAGTAG
- the malQ gene encoding 4-alpha-glucanotransferase: MSEKPTAPSTPDLLRQLADFHKVATTFTGWDGSEQQVSDATLRSVLSAMGMATGSEEDLERSLAESRAAAWKRPLPPTAVVRQGKPGSVPVHLPAGSSAQLTLQLEDGSEQELDWPKQSDEERDIDGTLLARTLVPLPQDLDLGWHRLQVRSGDISASAVLVVTPDRLDTADALEARRTWGVQAQLYSVRSSRSWGIGDLTDLADLAAVAGTEYDAGFVLINPLHAAEPVPPIEPSPYLPTTRRFFNPLYIRVEAVPEYAYLTDGEREAAEEAARSLYPANTSAGELDRDASYGAKLSVLQDVYQVERSPSRQKQFDAFKADAGQGLDNFALWCALAEDLAPGAPEWAEASSPDSDYVVRQLPRLQERIEFFKWLQWICDEQLEAVQRSAKKAGMGIGVIHDLAVGVHPSGADAWMLRDVLTEGISVGAPPDMFNQRGQDWSQPPWHPGRLAESGYAAYRDMIRTILRHAGGIRVDHILGLFRLWWIPQNAESPGEGAYVYYDHEAMIGILALEAQRAGAVVIGEDLGVFEPWVQEYLGERGVLGTSILWFEQTEDGPRAPEEYRVGALTSVNTHDLPPTAGYLAGEHVNLRESLGLLNRPVEEERAADSKAQEAVLDGLRQRGLLPKSASKQVAGQMHGEEIQQTVEGLHKFILQTPSVLLGVALADLVGEKKTQNQPGTADEYPNWRIPLCGPDGEAVLLDGLERNERFRSLAALMQKGI; this comes from the coding sequence ATGAGTGAAAAGCCAACAGCCCCCTCCACGCCGGATCTGCTCCGCCAGCTTGCCGACTTTCACAAGGTAGCCACCACCTTCACGGGCTGGGACGGTTCCGAGCAGCAGGTCTCCGATGCCACGCTGCGCAGTGTTCTTTCCGCGATGGGTATGGCGACCGGCTCGGAGGAGGATCTGGAACGGTCCCTGGCCGAGTCCAGGGCCGCCGCTTGGAAACGGCCGTTGCCGCCCACCGCCGTCGTCCGCCAGGGCAAGCCCGGCAGCGTGCCGGTACATCTGCCCGCCGGCAGCTCCGCGCAGCTCACCCTGCAGCTGGAGGACGGCTCCGAGCAGGAACTCGACTGGCCGAAGCAGTCCGACGAGGAACGGGACATCGACGGCACACTGCTGGCCCGCACCCTGGTCCCGCTGCCGCAGGACCTGGACCTGGGCTGGCACCGGCTTCAGGTGCGCAGCGGTGACATTTCCGCCAGCGCCGTCCTGGTGGTCACCCCGGACCGGCTCGACACCGCGGACGCCCTCGAAGCCCGCCGCACCTGGGGTGTTCAGGCCCAGCTGTACTCGGTCCGCTCCTCCCGCTCCTGGGGGATCGGAGACCTGACCGACCTGGCGGACCTCGCCGCCGTCGCAGGCACGGAGTACGACGCCGGGTTCGTCCTGATCAACCCGCTGCACGCCGCGGAACCCGTGCCGCCCATCGAACCGTCCCCGTACCTGCCCACCACCCGGCGGTTCTTCAATCCGCTGTACATCCGGGTGGAAGCCGTCCCGGAGTACGCCTACCTGACCGACGGCGAGCGGGAAGCCGCGGAGGAAGCGGCCCGTTCCCTCTACCCGGCCAACACCTCCGCCGGGGAACTGGACCGCGACGCCAGCTACGGGGCCAAACTGTCAGTGCTGCAGGATGTGTACCAGGTGGAGCGCAGCCCCAGCCGGCAGAAGCAGTTTGATGCCTTCAAGGCCGACGCCGGCCAGGGCCTGGACAACTTTGCGCTCTGGTGCGCCCTCGCCGAGGACCTGGCGCCCGGTGCCCCCGAATGGGCCGAGGCTTCCAGCCCGGACAGCGACTATGTCGTCCGCCAGCTGCCCCGCCTGCAGGAACGGATCGAGTTCTTCAAGTGGCTGCAGTGGATCTGCGACGAACAGCTCGAGGCCGTGCAGCGGTCGGCGAAGAAGGCTGGCATGGGGATCGGCGTGATCCATGACCTTGCCGTGGGAGTGCACCCCAGCGGCGCCGACGCGTGGATGCTCCGCGATGTGCTGACCGAGGGCATCTCCGTGGGTGCCCCGCCGGATATGTTCAACCAGCGCGGCCAGGACTGGAGCCAGCCGCCGTGGCACCCGGGACGCCTGGCCGAGTCCGGCTACGCCGCCTACCGGGACATGATCCGCACCATCCTCCGGCACGCCGGCGGCATCCGGGTGGACCACATCCTGGGCCTGTTCCGGCTCTGGTGGATTCCGCAGAACGCGGAGTCGCCCGGTGAAGGTGCCTATGTCTACTACGACCACGAGGCGATGATCGGCATCCTGGCGCTCGAAGCGCAGCGGGCCGGCGCCGTCGTAATCGGTGAGGACCTGGGCGTGTTCGAGCCGTGGGTTCAGGAGTACCTGGGGGAGCGGGGCGTGCTGGGCACCTCCATCCTGTGGTTCGAACAGACGGAGGATGGTCCCCGCGCTCCCGAGGAATACCGGGTGGGGGCGCTGACGAGCGTGAACACCCATGACCTTCCGCCGACGGCCGGCTACCTGGCCGGCGAACACGTGAACCTGCGTGAGTCCCTGGGCCTGCTGAACCGGCCGGTGGAAGAGGAACGTGCGGCGGACAGCAAGGCCCAGGAAGCTGTCCTGGACGGGCTCCGGCAGCGCGGGCTGCTGCCGAAATCCGCCTCGAAGCAGGTGGCCGGGCAGATGCATGGGGAAGAAATCCAGCAGACCGTGGAGGGGCTGCATAAGTTCATCCTGCAGACGCCGTCGGTGCTGCTGGGCGTGGCCCTGGCCGACCTGGTCGGCGAGAAAAAGACGCAGAACCAGCCTGGGACCGCCGATGAGTATCCCAACTGGCGGATTCCGCTCTGCGGTCCCGACGGTGAAGCGGTGCTGCTGGACGGCCTGGAGCGGAACGAACGGTTCCGCTCCCTGGCCGCCCTGATGCAGAAGGGGATCTAG
- a CDS encoding sensor histidine kinase produces the protein MIETMAFDTPGSGHGPGQGSTGTEQHGPTRPRWLTRLPWRTGEDWERPGPTREQQRHDIIGTIVLLLVSAFILEVSRGIGAVAGETKPIWLQHLAMALIILPLAVRRRYPVAVMLACSAVFLGLGLLVPSVSMQMTFQAAYFASLYTAVAWAKDRRMLWLGTTVVIAVMALWVILSFTVSSSYDSVLERIMEGDDTYRGFLPPLVSLAIYNFAINAAYFGGAIMFGMNAWRSAHQRELLLTQSAQLEVQAAELARQAVLDERLRIARELHDVVAHHIAVIGVQAGAARRVLEKKPGAAAGALQTIEGSSREAVEQMRSLLGVLRSGEQPGSESDGGARRAPEPGLADLPALVAEHGQLGLSVSYHRSEDVPGALDRVPAPMGLSIYRTVQESLANVRRHSTAGSAVVALRTGTTGEGRAWVEVETVDDGRPRTGSTAGSGFGIRGIRERADLHGGIAEIGPRSGGGWRVRVRFPVR, from the coding sequence ATGATCGAGACCATGGCCTTCGACACACCCGGGTCCGGGCACGGCCCCGGACAAGGCTCCACCGGCACCGAGCAGCACGGACCGACGCGTCCGCGTTGGCTTACCCGCCTCCCGTGGCGCACCGGCGAGGACTGGGAACGCCCGGGCCCCACCCGCGAGCAGCAGCGCCACGACATCATCGGCACCATCGTCCTGCTGCTGGTCTCGGCCTTCATCCTGGAAGTGAGCCGCGGAATCGGTGCCGTGGCCGGGGAAACCAAACCCATCTGGCTCCAGCACCTGGCCATGGCACTGATCATCCTGCCGCTGGCGGTGCGCCGGCGTTACCCAGTGGCCGTGATGCTGGCGTGCAGTGCGGTGTTCCTCGGCCTGGGCCTGCTGGTGCCCTCGGTCTCCATGCAGATGACCTTCCAGGCCGCCTACTTCGCCTCGCTCTACACCGCAGTCGCCTGGGCGAAGGACCGCAGGATGCTCTGGCTCGGCACTACGGTGGTCATTGCCGTGATGGCCTTGTGGGTCATCCTCTCCTTCACCGTCTCCTCCTCCTATGACTCCGTCCTGGAACGGATCATGGAAGGCGATGACACCTACCGCGGCTTCCTGCCCCCGCTGGTGTCGCTGGCGATCTACAACTTCGCCATCAATGCCGCCTACTTCGGCGGGGCCATCATGTTCGGCATGAACGCCTGGCGCAGCGCCCACCAGCGCGAGCTGCTCCTCACGCAGTCCGCCCAGCTGGAAGTCCAGGCGGCCGAGCTGGCCCGGCAGGCGGTGCTCGACGAGCGGCTGCGCATCGCCCGGGAGCTGCACGACGTCGTCGCGCACCACATCGCGGTGATCGGTGTCCAGGCCGGCGCGGCGCGGCGGGTGCTGGAGAAAAAACCCGGGGCTGCGGCGGGTGCCCTGCAGACCATCGAGGGTTCCTCCCGCGAAGCGGTGGAACAGATGCGGTCCCTGCTGGGCGTACTGCGCTCGGGTGAGCAACCCGGTTCGGAGTCCGACGGCGGTGCTCGGCGCGCGCCCGAGCCCGGGCTGGCGGACCTCCCGGCACTGGTGGCGGAGCATGGGCAGCTGGGACTGTCTGTTTCCTATCACCGGTCCGAGGATGTTCCCGGTGCCCTGGACCGGGTCCCCGCACCGATGGGCCTGTCGATTTACCGCACCGTGCAGGAATCCCTCGCCAACGTCCGCCGGCATTCGACCGCCGGTTCCGCCGTCGTGGCCCTGCGTACCGGCACCACCGGGGAGGGACGGGCCTGGGTGGAAGTGGAAACGGTCGATGACGGCCGGCCGCGGACCGGCAGCACCGCCGGGTCCGGATTCGGCATCCGGGGCATCCGCGAACGTGCTGATCTGCACGGCGGCATCGCCGAGATCGGACCGCGGTCCGGCGGCGGCTGGCGCGTCCGGGTCCGGTTTCCGGTGCGCTGA
- a CDS encoding M20 family metallopeptidase, with translation MFVQEAQAILPELVALRRELHRDPETGINLPRTQEKVLAALEGLDLEVILGVKTTSVVAVLRGAEPGPTVLLRGDMDALPVNELTDLDYASTNGAMHACGHDLHVAGLVGAARLLCAQQQDLAGNVIFMFQPGEEGHDGASLMIDEGVLDAAGERPVAAFGIHVRPGPLGLFRTKSGTLMAGANELRITVKGSGGHSSQPQTAIDPVPALTEIATALQTMATRRFSAFDPIVLTVTQLSAGEAINVIPDSASLGASVRTLSEESLDRVIVESKALAEGIAAAHGCTVEVDFTIRYPVTRNDADRTREAITGLREIFGEDRVLESRDPLMGSEDFSLVLNEVPGTFLFLGATPPSVNPVTAAWNHSPRVVFDDAVLGDQAAALAQLAYNRLT, from the coding sequence ATGTTTGTACAGGAAGCACAGGCGATCCTGCCTGAACTGGTGGCCCTGCGTCGGGAGCTGCACCGGGACCCGGAGACCGGAATCAACTTGCCGCGAACGCAGGAAAAGGTCCTCGCCGCGCTGGAGGGGCTGGACCTGGAGGTCATCCTGGGGGTCAAGACCACCTCGGTGGTCGCCGTGCTGCGCGGGGCGGAGCCCGGTCCCACCGTCCTGCTGCGCGGGGACATGGATGCGCTGCCGGTGAACGAACTGACGGACCTGGACTATGCCTCCACCAACGGCGCCATGCACGCCTGCGGGCATGACCTGCACGTGGCCGGGCTGGTGGGTGCGGCCCGCCTGCTCTGCGCCCAGCAGCAGGACCTCGCCGGCAACGTGATCTTTATGTTCCAGCCGGGGGAGGAGGGCCACGACGGTGCGAGCCTGATGATCGACGAGGGAGTGCTCGACGCCGCCGGGGAACGTCCCGTGGCGGCCTTCGGTATCCATGTGCGGCCGGGTCCGCTGGGCTTGTTCCGCACCAAGTCCGGCACGCTGATGGCCGGCGCCAACGAACTGCGGATCACCGTGAAGGGATCCGGCGGGCACAGCTCGCAGCCGCAGACCGCCATCGACCCGGTGCCCGCGCTGACCGAGATCGCCACGGCGCTGCAGACCATGGCCACCCGCCGGTTTTCCGCGTTCGATCCGATTGTGCTTACCGTGACGCAGCTTTCCGCCGGGGAAGCGATCAACGTGATTCCCGATTCCGCCAGCCTGGGTGCCTCCGTGCGTACCTTGTCGGAGGAATCCCTGGACCGGGTGATCGTCGAGTCCAAGGCGCTCGCCGAGGGGATTGCCGCCGCGCACGGCTGCACCGTGGAGGTGGACTTCACCATCCGGTACCCGGTCACCCGGAACGATGCCGACCGGACCCGGGAGGCGATCACCGGGCTGCGGGAGATTTTCGGCGAGGACCGGGTGCTGGAATCCCGGGACCCGCTGATGGGGTCGGAGGATTTCTCCCTGGTGCTCAACGAAGTGCCCGGTACCTTCCTCTTCCTCGGTGCGACGCCGCCGTCGGTCAACCCGGTCACCGCCGCGTGGAACCACTCCCCGCGGGTGGTCTTCGACGATGCGGTGCTGGGGGACCAGGCTGCCGCCCTGGCACAGCTGGCGTACAACCGGCTGACCTAG
- a CDS encoding ABC transporter permease, with protein sequence MWEFVADRYQQILFAGWQHFSLVLQCLLLATVLAVVIAALVYRNKTLSGVANGVSAVGLTLPSFALIGLLIAPFGFGAVPAVIVVAFYATLPILRNAVVGLAGISPTVIESARGVGMGRMRTLLRIELPLAWPVILAGVRVSAQMVMGIAAIAAYALGPGLGGFIFTGLSRLGGANSLESVVVGVVGVILLALILDLLLVGLGRLTTPRGIRV encoded by the coding sequence GTGTGGGAATTCGTGGCGGACCGGTATCAACAGATCCTGTTCGCCGGATGGCAGCACTTCAGCCTAGTTCTGCAGTGCCTGCTCCTGGCGACGGTCCTCGCCGTGGTCATCGCAGCACTGGTGTACCGGAATAAGACCCTCAGTGGAGTAGCGAACGGCGTCTCCGCGGTGGGCCTGACGCTGCCGTCCTTCGCGCTGATCGGCCTGCTGATCGCACCCTTCGGATTCGGCGCCGTGCCGGCCGTCATCGTGGTGGCGTTCTATGCCACCCTGCCCATCCTGCGTAACGCGGTGGTGGGGCTGGCCGGGATTTCCCCGACCGTCATCGAATCTGCCCGCGGCGTCGGCATGGGCCGGATGCGCACCCTCCTGCGCATCGAACTGCCGCTGGCCTGGCCGGTCATCCTTGCCGGTGTCCGGGTGTCCGCCCAGATGGTGATGGGCATCGCCGCCATCGCGGCCTACGCCCTCGGCCCGGGACTGGGCGGCTTCATCTTCACCGGCCTGTCCCGCCTGGGTGGTGCCAATTCGCTCGAATCCGTAGTGGTCGGCGTCGTCGGCGTGATCCTGCTGGCCCTGATCCTTGACCTTCTCCTGGTCGGCCTCGGCCGGCTCACAACCCCGCGAGGTATCCGTGTCTGA
- a CDS encoding ABC transporter ATP-binding protein, with amino-acid sequence MSETLSPSTGATATGTGILLDNVTKRYPGQDKPAVGGLTMEIPRGSIVMLVGPSGCGKTTTLKMINRLIEPSSGRIILDGDDVTGIDGDQLRRGIGYVIQAGGLFPHMTVAANIAVVPKMLDWDKDRIQARVDELLELVSLDPALYRDRYPKELSGGQQQRVGVARALAADPPVLLMDEPFGAVDPITRQRLQDELLHIQSELQKTIVCVTHDFDEAVKLGDWIAIFDEGAQLVQYDSPERILANPANEFVENFIGSGAGLKQLTLTRVNEVELTAPITAGIGDLASDTLSRLQGAGEQNAVVLDERERPIQWLSRRQLSRLDRHTDAVDPKLPVISDQSTLNDALDTMLVSSTGAALVAGPHERFLGTVTVQTVMEAITAANDAAQLGSSSAPVGLNRGVIERGTDAAPVPVQDDAGAAAGQGTR; translated from the coding sequence GTGTCTGAGACCCTTTCCCCATCCACCGGCGCCACAGCCACCGGCACCGGCATCCTGCTCGACAACGTCACCAAGCGCTATCCCGGGCAGGACAAACCGGCGGTCGGCGGGCTGACCATGGAAATCCCGCGGGGCAGCATCGTGATGCTCGTGGGCCCGTCCGGTTGCGGCAAAACCACCACGCTGAAAATGATCAACCGGCTCATCGAGCCCAGCAGCGGACGGATCATCCTGGACGGCGACGACGTCACCGGTATCGACGGCGACCAGCTGCGCCGCGGCATCGGCTACGTCATCCAGGCCGGCGGGCTATTTCCGCACATGACCGTCGCAGCGAACATCGCCGTCGTCCCCAAGATGCTCGACTGGGACAAGGACCGTATCCAGGCCCGGGTGGATGAACTGCTCGAACTGGTGTCCCTGGACCCGGCGCTCTACCGGGACCGCTACCCGAAGGAGCTTTCCGGCGGGCAGCAGCAGCGTGTGGGCGTGGCCCGCGCACTGGCCGCCGATCCGCCCGTGCTGCTGATGGACGAACCGTTCGGCGCCGTGGACCCGATCACCCGGCAGCGGCTGCAGGATGAGCTGCTGCACATCCAGTCCGAGCTGCAGAAGACCATCGTCTGCGTCACCCACGACTTCGACGAAGCCGTGAAACTGGGGGACTGGATCGCCATCTTCGACGAGGGCGCCCAGCTGGTGCAGTACGACTCCCCGGAACGCATCCTCGCCAACCCCGCCAACGAGTTCGTGGAGAACTTCATCGGCTCCGGCGCCGGCCTGAAACAGCTCACCCTCACCCGGGTGAACGAGGTGGAACTGACCGCACCCATCACCGCCGGCATCGGCGACCTCGCCAGCGACACCCTCTCCCGGCTGCAGGGCGCGGGCGAGCAGAACGCGGTGGTCCTGGACGAACGCGAACGGCCCATCCAATGGCTCTCCCGGCGCCAGCTCTCCCGGCTGGACCGGCACACCGACGCCGTTGATCCCAAGCTTCCGGTCATCAGCGACCAGTCCACGCTCAACGACGCACTGGACACCATGCTGGTCTCCAGCACCGGGGCGGCGCTCGTCGCCGGTCCGCATGAGCGTTTCCTTGGGACCGTCACCGTGCAGACCGTGATGGAAGCGATCACGGCAGCGAACGACGCCGCGCAGCTGGGTTCCTCCAGCGCTCCGGTTGGTCTTAACCGCGGCGTCATCGAGCGCGGCACTGACGCGGCGCCGGTTCCGGTGCAGGACGACGCCGGTGCTGCCGCCGGCCAGGGCACCCGGTGA
- a CDS encoding ATP-binding cassette domain-containing protein translates to MLQVRNLTRRFGDKTAVDDVTFDIPSGRMTGFVGANGAGKTTTMRMIMGVLTATSGDVLLDGAPVTAAQRAQFGYMPEERGLYPKQPIIDQLVYLGQLHRMSQSSARREALELLDRFNLADRSKDKLESLSLGNQQRVQIAASLLHRPTVLILDEPFSGLDPLAVDSMVELLRERTSAGVPVLFSSHQLDLVDRLCDNLVVLQSGRLMAAGTGDELRATAPRRHRITVSPDAGWLREEPGLTVVDVAGPSALVEFDDDTTAQRTLAAALSRGTVQEFAPLRPSLSDIYREVTA, encoded by the coding sequence ATGCTGCAGGTCCGCAACCTCACCCGCCGCTTCGGCGACAAAACCGCCGTCGACGACGTCACGTTCGATATCCCCTCCGGCCGCATGACCGGTTTCGTCGGGGCCAACGGCGCCGGCAAGACCACCACCATGCGCATGATCATGGGCGTCCTGACCGCCACGTCCGGGGACGTGCTGCTGGACGGCGCCCCGGTCACCGCTGCGCAGCGCGCACAGTTCGGGTACATGCCCGAAGAGCGCGGCCTCTACCCCAAGCAGCCCATCATTGACCAGCTGGTCTACCTCGGCCAGCTGCACCGGATGAGCCAGTCCTCGGCCCGCCGCGAGGCACTGGAACTGCTGGACCGGTTTAACCTCGCCGACCGCAGCAAGGACAAGCTCGAATCCCTCTCCCTGGGCAACCAGCAGCGGGTGCAGATTGCCGCGTCGCTGCTGCACCGTCCCACCGTCCTGATCCTGGATGAGCCGTTCTCCGGGCTGGATCCGCTCGCCGTCGACTCCATGGTGGAGCTGCTGCGGGAGCGGACCTCCGCCGGTGTTCCGGTCCTGTTCTCCAGCCACCAGCTGGACCTGGTGGACCGGCTCTGCGACAACCTGGTGGTGCTGCAGAGCGGCCGCCTGATGGCCGCCGGAACCGGCGACGAACTGCGCGCCACGGCACCCCGCCGGCACCGCATCACGGTCTCCCCCGACGCCGGCTGGCTGCGTGAGGAGCCCGGGCTCACCGTCGTCGACGTCGCCGGCCCGTCAGCGCTGGTGGAGTTCGACGACGACACCACCGCACAGCGCACCCTCGCCGCCGCCCTCTCCCGCGGCACGGTGCAGGAATTCGCCCCTCTCCGCCCGTCCCTGAGTGACATCTACCGTGAGGTGACAGCATGA
- a CDS encoding SDR family oxidoreductase — MQQGMLNGKNAVIYGGGGGIGGAVAEAFSREGARVFLAGRTPEPLEAVAAKIRHAGGTVDTALLDATNERAVREHADDVVAAAGSLDISLNVIQHGDVQGTPMVEMPLADYLRPVATAVQTFFLTSQAAARQMMRQRSGVILVFGGSGDPVPGLYLGGLLTAFEAMEAMRRQLASELGSYGIRVLTLRSGGIPETLPENMEGAGEIADAITKSTMLGHAATLEDVGYAAAFAASDRAASMTAATLNISAGALIDR; from the coding sequence ATGCAGCAGGGAATGCTCAACGGTAAGAACGCGGTGATCTACGGCGGCGGCGGAGGGATCGGCGGCGCCGTGGCGGAGGCCTTCTCCCGGGAAGGGGCACGCGTATTCCTCGCCGGCCGGACGCCGGAGCCGCTCGAAGCCGTGGCGGCGAAGATCCGCCATGCCGGCGGAACAGTGGACACGGCGCTGCTGGACGCCACGAATGAGCGGGCAGTGCGCGAACACGCCGATGACGTGGTTGCGGCTGCAGGAAGCCTGGACATCTCCCTGAATGTCATCCAGCACGGCGACGTTCAGGGAACACCGATGGTGGAGATGCCCTTGGCCGACTACCTGCGGCCGGTCGCCACGGCGGTCCAGACGTTTTTCCTGACCTCGCAGGCCGCCGCACGGCAGATGATGCGCCAGCGTTCCGGAGTGATCCTGGTTTTTGGCGGCTCCGGTGATCCGGTGCCGGGACTGTACCTGGGCGGGCTGCTGACCGCCTTTGAAGCTATGGAGGCCATGCGCCGCCAGCTTGCCAGTGAACTGGGGTCCTACGGCATCCGGGTGCTGACCCTGCGCTCGGGCGGAATCCCGGAAACCCTGCCGGAAAACATGGAAGGCGCCGGCGAGATCGCCGACGCCATCACTAAATCCACCATGCTGGGCCACGCAGCCACCCTGGAGGATGTGGGCTACGCGGCAGCGTTCGCGGCCTCAGACCGCGCTGCGAGCATGACCGCGGCCACGCTGAATATCAGCGCCGGGGCCCTCATCGACCGCTGA